Proteins found in one Exiguobacterium sp. 9-2 genomic segment:
- a CDS encoding Ppx/GppA family phosphatase, which produces MKQELAVIDIGSNSIRYVIFHPIASGRYIEKINIKVVARLSAHINKDGALDDAGISLLEETLHRFYEVGVTHEVEETICVATAAIRNATNREAIVKSVTENTPFSIQVLTDEQEAYYGYFAIINSTFLTDGFSVDIGGGSMEVTLIENREMVAYHSFPFGAVTLTRQFVSDETLSASDKKKLVKFLREQFESIPWLSDKKLPLIGVGGSARNFVRIHQSNQDYPLRSVHQYQIKAKELAKMVDDLEGKSAKQLSKIEGLSKDRIDIFLPALIAIQGLAQHIEAEEFIMSNLGLREGLVYEFDVQDEAYRRIENVREQSLYQLESDYKVNRDRASYIGTLAKSMYRQLVTLDLVSERASDLRLLDSASRLFYCGQYINPDTRSDQTFYLLTNTEMNGMTHKDRVALSLVSSYSSAKRMQQLAKPFKEWFTEESLDRFDLLGSLLKLSHALDVTERKAVDHLELFLKKDQLQFVLDTGDHDYGFEVEKAEKQKKHLERIIDCTITFETKGDLPS; this is translated from the coding sequence TTGAAACAAGAACTTGCAGTTATCGATATCGGTTCCAACTCAATTCGTTATGTCATCTTCCATCCGATCGCTTCTGGTCGTTACATCGAGAAGATTAACATTAAAGTCGTCGCGCGTTTATCTGCTCATATCAATAAAGACGGAGCACTTGACGACGCAGGCATCTCGTTACTCGAAGAAACGTTACATCGATTTTACGAAGTCGGTGTCACCCATGAGGTCGAGGAGACGATTTGTGTCGCGACCGCTGCTATTCGTAATGCGACGAATCGAGAAGCAATTGTTAAATCCGTTACTGAAAACACACCTTTTTCCATTCAGGTTCTAACAGACGAACAAGAAGCATACTATGGTTATTTTGCTATCATCAATTCGACCTTCCTGACAGATGGGTTTTCTGTCGACATCGGCGGTGGTTCCATGGAAGTCACCTTGATCGAAAATCGCGAGATGGTAGCGTATCATAGCTTTCCATTTGGCGCCGTCACATTGACACGGCAATTCGTTTCCGACGAGACACTTAGTGCAAGTGATAAGAAGAAGTTGGTGAAATTCTTACGGGAACAATTCGAATCGATACCATGGCTAAGTGATAAAAAGCTTCCTTTAATCGGTGTCGGTGGTTCTGCCCGAAACTTCGTTCGTATCCATCAATCCAATCAGGATTATCCGCTTCGGAGCGTTCATCAATATCAAATCAAGGCGAAGGAACTCGCGAAAATGGTCGATGATCTGGAAGGGAAATCAGCGAAACAGCTATCGAAAATCGAAGGGCTATCAAAGGATCGAATCGATATTTTCCTGCCGGCATTGATTGCGATCCAAGGGTTAGCTCAACACATCGAAGCGGAAGAATTCATCATGAGCAATCTCGGTCTTCGTGAAGGTCTTGTTTACGAGTTCGACGTGCAGGACGAAGCATACCGCCGGATTGAAAACGTACGTGAGCAGAGCCTCTATCAGCTTGAAAGTGATTATAAGGTCAATCGTGATCGTGCGTCGTATATCGGAACACTTGCTAAATCGATGTACCGTCAACTCGTCACGTTAGACCTGGTATCAGAACGAGCGTCCGATTTACGCCTCCTCGATTCCGCAAGTCGTTTGTTTTATTGCGGTCAATACATTAATCCGGATACGCGATCAGACCAAACGTTTTATTTGTTGACGAACACCGAAATGAATGGCATGACGCACAAGGATCGCGTTGCGCTCTCCCTTGTCAGCTCCTATTCTTCAGCGAAACGGATGCAACAATTAGCAAAGCCGTTCAAAGAATGGTTCACGGAAGAATCACTGGACCGCTTCGACTTACTCGGTTCTTTACTCAAGTTAAGCCATGCCCTCGACGTGACGGAACGAAAAGCTGTCGATCATTTGGAACTGTTCCTTAAAAAGGACCAACTCCAATTCGTCCTCGATACAGGCGATCACGATTATGGATTTGAAGTCGAAAAAGCCGAAAAACAAAAGAAACACCTGGAACGAATCATTGATTGTACGATTACCTTCGAAACGAAAGGAGATCTTCCTTCATGA